ACTTCTCTTTTTAAGAGAAGCTCATTTTATTTTTTATCTTTTATGTTTTATAAATTTAGCAATTTGAATGATAATAGTTGGTACAAATGCAAGTCCATATATTGTTAATATATCATTTGTATTCACTGGTGCTACTTCAAATATTCCATGTAAAGGAGTAATCATAAGTACAGCTGATAGTAGAATAAATCCAATTAAGAAAGCTATTACAGAGAATTTATTTGACATAAGTCCCAATCCAAATATGCTACTTCTACCACGACAGTTAAATCCGTGGAATAGTCTTGCAAGACAAAGAACAGAGAATGCCATTGTACTTCCTTTTACAGCATCCATATTGTTACCATACCCTATATAGAAAGCAATTACTACAAATATAGAAATTATAAAACCTTCTAAAAGTATCTTACCTGCAAATTCATTAGTTAAAATAGGTTCCTTAGGATCACGTGGCTTATCTTTTAAAACCTCACCATGTGATGGTTCCATTCCAATTGCTATAGCTGGTAAGCTGTCAGTTAAAAGATTTATAAATAAAAGATGCACTGGAGCAAATACTACAGGAAGCCCTGCAAATGACGAGTAAATTACAGCAATTATAGCTGCCATATTACCTGAAAGTAAAAATCTGATTGAATTTTTTATATTTGCATATATATTTCTGCCAGTAGTAACAGCTTTTACTATAGTAGAGAAGTTATCATCAGTAAGGATCATAGATGCAGCATCTTTAGATACCTCTGTTCCAGTAATTCCCATTGCAATACCAATATCAGCTCTTTTTAATGCTGGTGCATCATTTACCCCATCTCCAGTCATAGCACAGATCTTACCAAGTGATTGCCAAGCTGTAACTATTCTTATCTTATGTTCAGGAGAAACTCTTGCATAAACAGATGTTTTCTCAACTACATTTTTTAACTCTTCATCACTAAGTTTTTCAACATCTACACCTTCTAATACATTGTCTCCATCTTTATATATTCCTATCTCTCTTGCAATTGTTCGAGCTGTAACCTTGTGGTCACCAGTAATCATAACAGGTTTAATTCCTGCCATTATACACTTACTAACTGCTTCTTTTGACTCAACTCTAGGTGGATCAATCATTCCAATCAATCCTACAAATATATATCCATCTTCATCATCTAAAGTGATTTCTTTTTCTTTATCTAAAACTTTATAAGCATATGTTAGAACTCTTAATCCAGTTTCAGCAAATAAAGTATTAGCATTTTCTATCTCATTTAAATCATCTTTAGTTATCTCAGTAATCTCATTTCCTTTTAATATGTGAGTAATTCTTGGAATTAGAGAATCTACAGCACCTTTAGTAAACATAATAACGTCATTATTTAATTTATGAACTGTACTCATAAGTTTTCTATCTGAATCAAATGGAATCTCACTTAAACGTGGATATTCCTCTTTGACCTTTTTAAAATCCATATTATAGTCAGCTGCTAAGTTAATAAGGGCTATCTCAGTAGGGTCTCCTACTTCATTAGTAGCATCATTACATAGTATACTCTCTTTTAAGATATACTCATCAGACATCTTGTGATCAGAAAGACCATTTTCATTTAAAACCTTTCCAGGTACATATATCTTCTTAACTGTCATTTTATTTTGTGTCAAAGTACCAGTTTTATCAGAGCATATTACTCCAACACAGCCAAGTGCTTCAACTGACTTTAATTTTTTTACTATTGCATTTTCCTTTGAAAGCTTTTGTGTTCCAATAGCAAGTACAATAGTTACAATAGAACTTAGTGCTTCTGGTATAGCTGCAACTGCTAATGCAACAGCAAACATTAATGAATCTAATATCTTAACTCCATGGAAAAGATTGATTATAAAGATGATGATACATAAAACAATTATTCCTAAAGATAATTTTTTTCCAAAATTGTCAAGTGATACCTGTAAAGGAGTTGTCTTTTCCTTCGTAGACTCAAGTAATTTTGCAATTTTACCTAACTCTGTGTTCATTCCAGTTGAAGTAACAAGAACCTCTCCACGACCATAGCTCACAAGACTTCCAGAGAAAACCATATTCTTCTGATCTCCAAGTGGAATCTCTTTATCTTCTATTACATTGCTTTGCTTTTCTACATTATCAGATTCTCCAGTAAGAGAGCTCTCATTTACAAGTAATGAAAAACTTTCCATAACTCTTCCATCTGCTGGAATCATATCTCCTGCTTCTAAGAGCATTATGTCTCCAGGAACAACCATATCAGATGAAATCTCAATCTTATCTCCATTTCTTAAAACCTTAATTCTTGGTGAAGATAGGCTTTTTAAGCTATTGATTGACTCTTCAGCTTTTACATGTTGTACAGTCCCTAATATTGCATTAATAACTATTACAACAAGAATAACTATTGTACTTTCCACATTTCCAGATATAAGTGATACAATTGATGCAATAATCAAAATAATTACTAGAAAATCCTTAAACTGAGAAAGAAAAACAGCTAAAGTGCTTATCTTTTCTCCATCATTTAACTGATTTTTTCCATATTTTTTCAACCTTTCTTCTGCTTCACTGCTGCTTAACCCACTAGTTGAACTATTGAGCTCTTTTAAAATAGTATTTGTGTCTTTTGAATAATACTTTTCCATTTATCCTCCTCAAATCTTATAAAAAAAAGACTCTTAATGCAGAAATTTAGACAAACTAAACTCTGCATTAAAAGTCTTGTTACCAAACTGGCTACAGTACCAGAAATCTATATGATTTCGTGATGTTGATACTGTATTTATAACTACTCCCCTTTAATACATCTCTTTGTAATACGAGTATACAACGAAGATTTTAAAATGTCAAGAGGTAAACTATCTTCCCCATGACTCAGTATCTTTATTCCAAAGAGCAGCGATATTTGCTTCCTCTTCAGTTAGATATTTTTCTTCTCTAGCTAATTCAAGAAGTGCTGTAAAGTTAGATAAGCTTTCCCATTTTATTCCTTTTTCTTCAAAGTTTTTATAAGCTTTATCAAATTCATATGAGAATATAGAAACTACTTCAACGCTTTTAGCTCCTTCATTTAGAGCTGCTTCTACAGCTTTTATTGAACTTCCACCAGTAGATATTAAATCTTCAATTACAACTACTTTTTTATCTTTAACATCTGCACCTTCAATCTG
The nucleotide sequence above comes from Fusobacterium sp. DD2. Encoded proteins:
- a CDS encoding cation-translocating P-type ATPase; translation: MEKYYSKDTNTILKELNSSTSGLSSSEAEERLKKYGKNQLNDGEKISTLAVFLSQFKDFLVIILIIASIVSLISGNVESTIVILVVIVINAILGTVQHVKAEESINSLKSLSSPRIKVLRNGDKIEISSDMVVPGDIMLLEAGDMIPADGRVMESFSLLVNESSLTGESDNVEKQSNVIEDKEIPLGDQKNMVFSGSLVSYGRGEVLVTSTGMNTELGKIAKLLESTKEKTTPLQVSLDNFGKKLSLGIIVLCIIIFIINLFHGVKILDSLMFAVALAVAAIPEALSSIVTIVLAIGTQKLSKENAIVKKLKSVEALGCVGVICSDKTGTLTQNKMTVKKIYVPGKVLNENGLSDHKMSDEYILKESILCNDATNEVGDPTEIALINLAADYNMDFKKVKEEYPRLSEIPFDSDRKLMSTVHKLNNDVIMFTKGAVDSLIPRITHILKGNEITEITKDDLNEIENANTLFAETGLRVLTYAYKVLDKEKEITLDDEDGYIFVGLIGMIDPPRVESKEAVSKCIMAGIKPVMITGDHKVTARTIAREIGIYKDGDNVLEGVDVEKLSDEELKNVVEKTSVYARVSPEHKIRIVTAWQSLGKICAMTGDGVNDAPALKRADIGIAMGITGTEVSKDAASMILTDDNFSTIVKAVTTGRNIYANIKNSIRFLLSGNMAAIIAVIYSSFAGLPVVFAPVHLLFINLLTDSLPAIAIGMEPSHGEVLKDKPRDPKEPILTNEFAGKILLEGFIISIFVVIAFYIGYGNNMDAVKGSTMAFSVLCLARLFHGFNCRGRSSIFGLGLMSNKFSVIAFLIGFILLSAVLMITPLHGIFEVAPVNTNDILTIYGLAFVPTIIIQIAKFIKHKR
- the pyrE gene encoding orotate phosphoribosyltransferase, which codes for MNRAKEVAESLIKTGAVKLNVKEPFTFVSGIKSPIYCDNRKMIGYPVERKVVVDEFVKKLSEKDFDIVAGTATAGIPWAAFIAMAMNKPMSYIRGEKKKHGAGKQIEGADVKDKKVVVIEDLISTGGSSIKAVEAALNEGAKSVEVVSIFSYEFDKAYKNFEEKGIKWESLSNFTALLELAREEKYLTEEEANIAALWNKDTESWGR